One genomic segment of Flagellimonas marinaquae includes these proteins:
- a CDS encoding Gldg family protein yields MKKIFRIARLELSIMFYSPVAWLVLVIFIAQTGIIFADLLYSQETNQQLGRPLSVLSKVLFAGEHGILAKIQENLYLYIPLLTMGLFSRETSSGSIKLLQSSPVTVPQMVLGKFLSIAIYGLLLSLVLLSFVLVGNHAIENLDIPFVLGGILGIYLLICTYASIGLFMSSLTSYQVVSAISTLAVLAFLSFIGNIGQSHDFVRDITYWLSISGRTDNLVNGLISSKDIVYFLMVMGMFLILTVLKLQDERKSKKRSLRIARYVLAILIPVTIGYVSSLPSINGYYDTTRFKDRTLTEYSQKIIDRLKAPLKITSYVNIVHYSASKGAPKNRIKDLNHFEKYRRFKPDLEMEYITYYDTLVRYNDTTTTLLEKAKKAASAHKFDFDDLLTPEEIKQKIDLIPENNRLVRFIQYKDKTTPLRMFDDIWAYPNESEITAALKRIIDKPSYIGFVQGRNERSIHKMEDGGYEIIINGTNTRGSLINQGFQPIDILLEENKKIPDSLDALVLADPKQAYTVDEEKILLDYVDQGGNLLIAAEPGTNGNLDGILSKLGISFQHGTLLQESEDYSLDLIQGVFTPEAQNHGFKFYSEAIVSFPTAMGIQIADSSDFRATPIMTTNEEVAWNRTGPFDLETQRIFFDPQVDKRAAMPLAVTLERKVGKKNQKIMVVGDADFLSNAEMARNNLNTVNSSFAMRIFRWLNDGKYPVNTSRPRAIDTVIKVSRSEIVALKVGYALVLPLIVGAIGAGLLMIRKRK; encoded by the coding sequence ATGAAAAAAATATTTAGAATTGCTCGATTAGAGCTAAGTATAATGTTCTATTCGCCCGTTGCGTGGCTTGTTTTGGTAATTTTTATTGCACAAACCGGAATAATATTTGCAGACTTATTATATTCTCAGGAAACCAACCAGCAGTTGGGCAGGCCTTTAAGTGTACTTTCCAAAGTATTGTTTGCCGGGGAGCACGGAATTTTGGCCAAAATACAGGAAAACCTATATCTGTACATTCCTTTGCTCACAATGGGCCTGTTTAGCAGGGAAACCAGCAGTGGATCAATTAAATTATTGCAATCCTCGCCAGTTACCGTTCCCCAAATGGTATTGGGCAAGTTTTTATCCATTGCAATTTATGGCTTACTGTTATCATTGGTACTGTTAAGCTTTGTTTTGGTGGGGAACCATGCTATCGAGAACTTGGATATACCCTTTGTTTTGGGTGGTATACTGGGAATATATCTGTTGATCTGTACGTATGCGTCCATTGGATTGTTTATGTCCAGCTTAACCTCATATCAGGTAGTGTCGGCAATAAGCACACTGGCTGTTCTGGCCTTTTTGAGCTTTATCGGTAACATTGGGCAAAGCCATGATTTTGTTCGCGATATTACCTATTGGCTATCCATATCGGGACGTACGGATAATTTGGTGAACGGATTGATCAGTAGCAAAGATATTGTCTATTTCTTAATGGTAATGGGAATGTTTTTGATTTTGACCGTATTAAAATTACAGGACGAAAGAAAATCCAAAAAAAGATCATTGCGTATCGCCAGGTATGTGTTGGCCATTTTAATTCCGGTGACGATAGGATATGTATCTTCATTGCCATCCATAAATGGATACTATGACACAACAAGGTTCAAGGATAGAACCTTAACAGAGTATTCCCAAAAGATTATTGATCGGTTGAAAGCTCCACTGAAGATTACAAGCTATGTGAACATTGTGCACTACAGCGCATCCAAAGGGGCACCAAAAAATAGAATCAAAGATTTGAACCATTTCGAGAAGTATAGAAGGTTCAAACCAGATTTGGAGATGGAATACATTACATATTACGATACCTTGGTAAGGTATAACGACACCACTACCACACTTTTGGAAAAAGCCAAGAAAGCCGCATCTGCTCATAAATTCGATTTTGACGATTTGTTGACCCCGGAGGAGATCAAACAAAAAATCGATTTAATTCCAGAAAACAATCGTTTGGTCAGGTTTATTCAATATAAAGACAAAACAACACCTTTGCGAATGTTCGATGACATTTGGGCATACCCCAATGAGTCAGAGATTACCGCTGCATTGAAGAGGATTATAGATAAACCATCCTATATCGGCTTTGTTCAGGGTCGTAATGAACGCAGTATTCATAAAATGGAAGATGGGGGGTACGAAATAATCATCAATGGCACCAATACTAGAGGATCCTTAATAAATCAAGGATTTCAACCAATAGATATTTTATTGGAGGAGAATAAAAAAATACCGGATAGTTTGGATGCCCTAGTTCTGGCAGACCCAAAACAAGCCTACACCGTTGATGAAGAAAAAATCTTATTGGATTATGTGGACCAAGGCGGTAACCTCTTGATCGCGGCCGAACCGGGAACAAATGGTAATTTAGACGGTATATTGTCCAAATTGGGCATTTCGTTCCAACATGGGACACTGCTGCAAGAAAGTGAAGATTACTCTTTGGATCTTATCCAAGGGGTGTTTACGCCAGAAGCACAAAACCATGGTTTTAAGTTTTATAGCGAAGCAATTGTATCCTTTCCAACAGCTATGGGGATCCAAATAGCGGACAGCTCCGACTTTAGGGCTACACCTATTATGACCACAAATGAAGAGGTAGCATGGAATAGAACAGGGCCATTCGATTTGGAAACACAAAGAATTTTCTTTGACCCCCAAGTGGACAAAAGAGCGGCAATGCCATTGGCGGTCACTTTGGAAAGAAAGGTGGGTAAAAAGAATCAAAAAATAATGGTGGTGGGCGATGCGGATTTTTTAAGCAATGCTGAAATGGCCCGTAATAACCTTAACACGGTAAATTCATCTTTTGCCATGCGGATTTTTCGTTGGTTGAACGATGGCAAGTATCCCGTGAACACATCCAGGCCTAGGGCTATAGATACGGTTATAAAAGTGTCCAGATCGGAGATTGTTGCATTAAAAGTAGGTTATGCCTTGGTACTACCGTTAATTGTTGGCGCTATTGGCGCAGGTTTACTTATGATCAGAAAAAGAAAATAA
- a CDS encoding sterol desaturase family protein, whose protein sequence is MDFLNAVLEEVINFFGASTVLDALKTENYAFFKSFDGIVSCIFLALPILLIAEFFIVLFKEREQLKTYRVNFIIIVFNRIIGRTLSLGTIFWSIGFFQEYALFQTSYTWYWFIYGYIIWELGSYIYHYFGHKVRLLWCLHSPHHAAETMNLSVNQAHFFLEFPYADLIRTATCMLLGVDPKLFFSILVLDITYATFIHIGEHIVKKGQFGFLGKLILTPSHHRVHHGKNPLYMDTNFCNLLNIWDRIFGTYQSEEKNHPIVYGITREMDPGSFFDVYFGEFKALFKDVAHAPGLKNKLLYLVMPPGWSHTGEHQTAKIVRQRFLNEQPNRD, encoded by the coding sequence ATGGATTTCTTAAATGCCGTTTTGGAGGAAGTAATCAACTTTTTTGGAGCTTCCACTGTACTGGATGCGCTAAAAACTGAAAACTATGCTTTTTTTAAAAGTTTTGACGGTATTGTTTCTTGTATTTTTCTCGCTCTTCCCATTTTGCTTATAGCAGAATTCTTTATCGTTCTTTTTAAGGAAAGGGAACAACTAAAAACTTACAGGGTCAACTTTATTATCATTGTTTTTAACCGAATTATTGGTAGAACCTTATCATTGGGGACCATATTTTGGAGCATAGGTTTTTTTCAAGAATATGCCTTGTTCCAAACTTCATATACATGGTATTGGTTTATTTATGGGTATATTATCTGGGAACTGGGCAGCTATATTTATCATTATTTTGGGCATAAGGTGCGTTTGCTTTGGTGCTTGCACTCTCCGCACCATGCTGCAGAGACGATGAATCTTTCCGTAAATCAAGCTCACTTTTTTCTGGAATTTCCCTATGCGGACCTAATACGAACTGCAACTTGTATGCTCTTAGGGGTAGACCCAAAGCTGTTCTTTTCTATTTTAGTTTTGGACATTACTTATGCTACCTTTATACATATTGGGGAACATATTGTAAAAAAAGGGCAGTTTGGTTTTCTTGGAAAGCTCATACTCACTCCATCGCACCATCGTGTACACCATGGTAAAAACCCATTGTATATGGATACCAATTTTTGCAATTTGCTCAATATTTGGGATCGGATTTTTGGCACATACCAAAGTGAAGAGAAAAATCACCCCATTGTATATGGTATAACACGAGAAATGGACCCGGGCAGTTTCTTTGATGTTTATTTTGGCGAATTTAAAGCTCTATTTAAGGATGTTGCCCATGCTCCGGGACTGAAGAACAAACTACTGTATTTGGTTATGCCCCCAGGTTGGAGCCATACCGGGGAGCATCAAACCGCCAAAATTGTTCGACAACGTTTTTTAAATGAACAGCCCAACAGAGACTAA
- a CDS encoding DUF4961 domain-containing protein, with amino-acid sequence MKNKLNKLKRIIFQPKALFLLFLLLSMCVTITNVNQPSSVTVGEQMDVTIDVDVAPAEDASYNIVFGVLVPEAWDIASNATVSFTSDNGDGTMRLANGSDPDYKTPITDLAGIGENYGLVEWVVFISDQTVSGANGVNFSGQIQLSMDVGTENIKTQLGYIVGTSGYGITQGETDIRFTPCMEVTGGANPVIDLCGPLPFPVTFQPTEYTYDDIIHVGFDATKGPEGAPTALSGATDVYLCAKAVIDGEAVEACDISDLTKMRSIGTDQWNVSVWPRQLFNAQPSQEITDITFSFKNQNGDVEVKNPDTGEDFQLIPNCAN; translated from the coding sequence ATGAAGAACAAACTAAACAAATTAAAGCGCATTATTTTTCAACCAAAAGCACTGTTTTTATTGTTTTTGTTGTTGAGCATGTGCGTAACCATAACCAACGTAAACCAACCTTCGTCCGTCACAGTTGGTGAACAAATGGATGTAACTATCGATGTAGACGTAGCACCTGCGGAGGATGCATCATATAATATCGTGTTTGGGGTTTTGGTTCCGGAAGCATGGGATATCGCTTCGAACGCAACGGTCTCTTTTACATCGGACAACGGCGATGGGACCATGCGTTTGGCCAATGGCTCTGATCCCGATTATAAGACACCTATAACAGATCTTGCAGGAATTGGTGAAAATTATGGTCTTGTGGAATGGGTAGTTTTTATTTCCGATCAAACTGTTTCGGGAGCCAATGGTGTAAACTTTTCAGGCCAAATTCAGCTTTCCATGGATGTAGGGACAGAAAATATTAAAACACAGCTAGGTTACATTGTAGGTACTTCCGGCTACGGTATCACACAAGGGGAGACTGATATTAGATTTACTCCTTGCATGGAAGTTACCGGAGGGGCAAACCCTGTAATCGATTTATGTGGCCCACTTCCATTTCCTGTAACCTTTCAACCCACGGAATATACCTATGACGATATTATCCATGTCGGTTTTGATGCAACAAAAGGACCCGAAGGCGCACCAACCGCCCTATCCGGGGCCACAGATGTTTATCTGTGCGCCAAAGCTGTTATAGATGGAGAAGCGGTGGAAGCATGCGATATTTCCGACCTAACTAAAATGCGTTCTATTGGCACCGATCAATGGAATGTATCTGTTTGGCCAAGACAACTTTTTAATGCTCAGCCTAGTCAAGAAATAACAGATATTACTTTCAGTTTTAAAAACCAGAATGGGGATGTCGAGGTCAAGAATCCAGACACAGGTGAAGATTTTCAACTAATACCCAACTGTGCAAATTAA
- a CDS encoding M16 family metallopeptidase, producing MQVHSIFKSSIVFCIFNVFMGSAQQNSIVPEQPIPLDREVIVDTLSNGLTYYIRENAEPRENAELYLVVKAGSLQETDGQQGLAHFTEHMAFNGTKSFPKNELIDYLQAAGVRFGADLNAYTGFDQTVYQLPVPTQNKEVFKTAFKILSEWAGHIVFGSEEIDGERGVIVEEERQRGKNASQRMSEQLLPVLLANSRYADRIPIGKMEVIRNFEHDTLRAYYKKWYRPQLQGIIAVGDFDKNKVEDYIKIYFGQLGESGETVIPETYTVPGNTNSLVKIVTDPEFPYTVATVMYKHPRKLIKTEGDFKNAIIRSAINNLVALRIAEEIESGTAPYLKASASYAGYQGGIGNLDAFTVQVVAKSAEELQSAIYGVMDQVNRAVLHGFTQSEWERVKLNFINAITKNYNEKEHVSSKSFVNQYLKHFLYGEAFMDMDYSYEFYKKGLGAITLEDLNQTVRSWVADQNQIILLQASEKDKEALPNEDVLRSWVNSFDRSVEAYVDSGNHEPLLAEPVKGGTIVSTKRVKSVGVTEYTLNNGVKVVLKETDFKNDEILFSGFSPGGVSLANEEDLPSAKLADNIIASSGAGSFNSIDLNKKMSGKTLAVSPYIGTYSEGIKGYAANKDFETALKLMYLYFTRPRKDTTTFNTILENYKVSLTNKYDNPIAVFQDSVNVAMKGRGAWAQGMDSMQLKTVDLDKALKFYKDRFKDFGDYTFVFVGSFKKDSIIGPIAKYLGELPSTGREETYKDVGIKPIPGIFERNVYKGLEDKATVVLAFHGDYTSSPENNMTLKALKAILEDRLVKRLREKESGVYSPSVAVSHVGIPNPYYSLSISFSCAPDRAEELISATKDELIKILRDGANEDDLNKFKAQNLRQHEIRMRQNSYWLNYLKSQYTHGQDLAVINNYGKRLNKLKVSKVNAFIKEYLNQRNQIKLVLYPESYGHAQSSD from the coding sequence ATGCAAGTACATTCCATTTTTAAAAGCAGTATTGTTTTTTGCATTTTTAATGTTTTTATGGGGTCTGCCCAGCAAAACAGCATAGTGCCGGAACAACCTATTCCATTGGATAGGGAAGTAATAGTTGATACGTTGTCCAATGGCTTGACCTATTACATTAGGGAGAATGCCGAGCCACGCGAAAATGCTGAGCTCTATTTAGTAGTTAAAGCAGGATCTTTACAGGAGACCGATGGACAGCAGGGGCTGGCCCATTTTACAGAACATATGGCTTTTAATGGAACCAAAAGCTTTCCTAAAAACGAATTGATCGATTACCTACAAGCAGCTGGTGTGCGTTTTGGAGCAGATCTAAATGCGTATACGGGCTTTGATCAAACCGTATATCAATTACCGGTTCCTACTCAAAATAAGGAAGTGTTCAAAACCGCATTCAAAATTCTTTCGGAATGGGCGGGCCATATAGTATTTGGTAGCGAGGAAATAGATGGGGAAAGAGGTGTGATAGTCGAAGAAGAAAGACAGCGGGGAAAAAATGCTTCGCAACGAATGAGCGAGCAACTTCTTCCCGTACTTTTGGCCAATTCAAGATATGCCGATCGGATCCCGATCGGAAAAATGGAAGTCATCCGTAATTTTGAACACGATACACTTAGGGCTTACTACAAGAAATGGTATCGGCCACAATTACAGGGAATAATTGCAGTTGGTGATTTCGATAAGAATAAGGTGGAGGACTATATTAAGATCTATTTTGGGCAGTTGGGCGAATCTGGGGAAACAGTTATACCAGAAACATATACAGTGCCCGGAAATACAAATTCATTGGTTAAAATCGTTACCGATCCAGAGTTTCCGTACACCGTGGCAACGGTAATGTACAAGCACCCTAGAAAGCTGATAAAAACCGAAGGGGATTTTAAAAATGCAATAATCAGGTCTGCAATCAACAATCTTGTTGCATTACGAATTGCAGAGGAAATAGAGAGTGGAACGGCACCTTATCTAAAAGCAAGTGCGAGTTATGCGGGGTACCAAGGCGGTATTGGGAACCTAGATGCTTTTACTGTTCAAGTGGTGGCCAAGAGTGCAGAAGAACTACAATCTGCCATATATGGTGTAATGGATCAGGTGAACAGAGCTGTTTTACATGGATTTACCCAATCGGAATGGGAAAGGGTCAAATTGAATTTTATAAATGCCATCACCAAAAACTATAACGAAAAAGAGCATGTATCCTCTAAATCCTTCGTGAATCAATACCTTAAACATTTTTTATATGGTGAAGCGTTTATGGATATGGACTATTCCTATGAATTCTATAAGAAGGGGCTAGGTGCAATAACACTCGAAGACTTAAACCAAACCGTAAGGTCTTGGGTAGCCGATCAAAACCAAATTATTCTATTGCAAGCTTCCGAGAAAGATAAGGAGGCATTGCCCAACGAGGATGTTTTAAGATCTTGGGTGAACAGTTTTGATAGAAGTGTAGAGGCCTATGTAGATAGTGGAAATCATGAACCATTATTGGCCGAGCCTGTAAAAGGCGGTACAATTGTATCGACTAAAAGAGTAAAATCCGTTGGGGTAACAGAATATACACTTAACAACGGAGTCAAAGTTGTTCTAAAGGAAACGGATTTTAAAAATGATGAAATCCTATTTTCGGGTTTTAGCCCCGGAGGTGTGTCCTTGGCCAATGAAGAAGATTTGCCATCAGCAAAATTGGCCGATAATATTATAGCATCTTCCGGTGCGGGAAGTTTTAACAGCATAGACCTCAATAAAAAAATGTCGGGCAAGACCTTGGCCGTATCACCATATATTGGTACCTATTCAGAAGGAATCAAAGGATATGCAGCAAACAAGGATTTTGAGACAGCTCTTAAATTGATGTACCTCTATTTTACCCGACCTAGAAAGGATACGACTACCTTTAATACTATTTTGGAAAACTATAAGGTATCCTTGACCAATAAATACGATAACCCCATCGCGGTTTTTCAGGATAGTGTTAACGTTGCCATGAAAGGTCGTGGCGCATGGGCACAAGGAATGGACAGTATGCAATTAAAAACTGTGGATCTGGATAAAGCCTTGAAATTCTATAAAGATCGTTTTAAAGACTTTGGCGATTATACATTTGTATTCGTCGGGAGTTTTAAAAAAGACAGTATTATCGGTCCCATTGCAAAATACCTTGGGGAATTGCCATCCACAGGACGTGAAGAAACCTATAAAGACGTTGGTATTAAACCAATACCCGGAATTTTTGAGCGAAATGTTTATAAAGGACTGGAGGACAAAGCAACAGTGGTATTGGCTTTTCATGGTGACTATACAAGTTCACCGGAGAATAACATGACCTTAAAAGCTCTTAAAGCAATTTTGGAAGATCGATTGGTAAAACGGTTACGCGAAAAAGAGAGTGGAGTTTACAGCCCATCGGTTGCTGTAAGCCATGTGGGCATACCAAATCCCTATTACTCACTGTCGATTTCCTTTAGTTGTGCCCCTGATCGTGCGGAAGAGTTGATCAGTGCCACAAAGGATGAATTGATAAAAATACTGAGAGATGGCGCCAATGAAGATGATCTAAATAAGTTTAAGGCTCAAAACTTAAGGCAGCACGAGATCAGGATGAGACAAAATAGTTATTGGCTAAATTATTTAAAGTCTCAATACACTCACGGCCAAGATTTGGCAGTAATAAATAATTATGGGAAAAGACTCAATAAATTAAAAGTTTCGAAAGTAAATGCCTTTATAAAGGAATATTTGAACCAAAGAAACCAAATAAAACTTGTGCTATATCCGGAAAGCTATGGGCATGCACAGAGCTCGGATTAA
- a CDS encoding ABC transporter ATP-binding protein, whose protein sequence is MKISIAKVKNLSHRYSRDWAIRDINFEVFNKGIMGLLGSNGAGKSTTMNILCGVINQTEGEVYIDGINMREQPVEAKKLIGFLPQKAPLHTELTVDEYLIHCAHLRSIPSKQIPEALEIAKAKCGISHFSKRVLKNLSGGYQQRVGLAQAIIHNPKLVVLDEPTNGLDPNQILEVRKLIKEIAEDRAVILSTHILSEVQATCDNIVMVENGRIVFADTLYAFNNYIEPNTLIMELKELPAEQDLLKVEGVAGVSFIDGSRVRITFQGKGNITERLIKHSVEMGWSLTEIYFEKTSLDGVFAQLSGKAPKN, encoded by the coding sequence ATGAAAATAAGTATAGCCAAGGTTAAAAATTTATCGCACCGTTACAGCAGGGATTGGGCGATAAGAGATATTAATTTTGAGGTTTTCAACAAAGGTATCATGGGATTGTTGGGGTCCAATGGAGCAGGTAAATCGACCACAATGAACATATTGTGCGGCGTAATCAATCAAACAGAGGGCGAAGTTTATATAGATGGTATCAATATGAGGGAGCAGCCGGTAGAAGCCAAAAAATTGATAGGGTTTTTACCTCAAAAAGCGCCACTTCATACGGAATTGACCGTTGATGAGTATTTGATCCATTGTGCACATTTACGATCTATACCTTCAAAGCAGATTCCAGAAGCATTGGAGATCGCTAAAGCAAAGTGCGGCATATCACATTTTAGCAAGCGGGTGTTAAAAAACCTTTCTGGGGGATACCAGCAAAGAGTAGGATTGGCGCAGGCAATTATACACAACCCTAAATTGGTGGTCTTGGACGAACCCACCAATGGATTAGACCCAAATCAGATTTTGGAAGTGCGAAAGCTGATCAAAGAAATTGCCGAAGACCGTGCAGTAATACTATCAACGCATATCCTGTCCGAGGTTCAGGCCACATGCGACAATATCGTGATGGTAGAGAACGGTCGTATAGTATTTGCGGATACGCTTTATGCCTTTAATAATTATATAGAGCCCAATACCTTGATCATGGAACTGAAAGAACTTCCTGCAGAACAAGACCTATTAAAGGTCGAAGGTGTGGCCGGTGTTTCTTTTATCGATGGTTCCAGGGTAAGGATTACTTTCCAAGGTAAAGGCAATATTACAGAAAGATTGATCAAACATAGTGTGGAAATGGGCTGGTCCTTAACCGAAATCTATTTCGAGAAAACATCCTTGGATGGTGTGTTTGCACAGCTTTCCGGTAAGGCTCCAAAAAATTAA
- a CDS encoding DUF5004 domain-containing protein — MKCLRLIMTLSIIAFIGCDDDPEQNPDGFAEFVVDIEGNWKIDQVLQNGNDITALMDFQSFSLQLDYENGEPSSFSFPSQTVPFVLSDPSGDWSFDDPVYPTKINFSDGASLDIQGAVLSGSDKMTVIVPLGCSSNTYTYTLSK, encoded by the coding sequence ATGAAATGCTTAAGATTAATTATGACCTTGTCGATTATAGCCTTTATCGGCTGTGATGACGACCCTGAGCAGAATCCGGATGGGTTTGCCGAGTTTGTTGTTGATATCGAGGGGAATTGGAAAATAGACCAAGTCCTCCAAAATGGAAACGACATAACGGCACTTATGGATTTTCAATCCTTTTCACTTCAGCTAGATTATGAGAATGGAGAGCCTTCGTCTTTTTCTTTTCCAAGCCAGACAGTTCCCTTTGTGTTAAGTGACCCCAGTGGTGATTGGTCCTTTGATGACCCTGTGTATCCTACAAAAATAAATTTTTCTGATGGTGCCAGTTTGGATATTCAAGGAGCCGTTCTTTCTGGATCGGATAAGATGACAGTGATCGTCCCGTTAGGATGTTCATCAAATACATATACCTACACACTGAGCAAATAA